The Molothrus ater isolate BHLD 08-10-18 breed brown headed cowbird chromosome 1, BPBGC_Mater_1.1, whole genome shotgun sequence genome includes a window with the following:
- the MSC gene encoding musculin — MSTGSASEAEELPEMDLRALQLEYPPPPAKRQPRGELYPSGDNSSAAEEEEEEEEEEEEDGEGSCAAGPAGSGCKRKRARGGGPGGKKAASGPRGPPPEGKQSQRNAANARERARMRVLSKAFSRLKTSLPWVPPDTKLSKLDTLRLASSYIAHLRQLLQEDRYENGYVHPVNLTWPFVVSGRPDSDTKEVSTASRLCGTTA, encoded by the exons ATGTCCACGGGCTCCGCGAGCGAGGCGGAGGAGCTGCCCGAGATGGACCTGCGGGCGCTGCAGCTGGAATACCCACCGCCGCCGGCCAAGCGCCAGCCCCGCGGCGAGCTCTACCCCTCGGGGGACAACTCCTcggcggcggaggaggaggaagaggaggaagaagaggaggaagaggacgGCGAGGGCAGctgcgcggcggggccggcgggcaGCGGCTGCAAGAGGAAacgggcgcggggcggcggccccgggggcaAGAAGGCGGCGTCGGGGCCGCGGGGGCCGCCGCCCGAGGGGAAGCAGTCCCAGCGCAACGCGGCCAACGCGCGGGAGCGGGCGCGGATGCGGGTGCTGAGCAAGGCGTTCTCCCGGCTGAAGACGAGCCTGCCCTGGGTGCCGCCCGACACCAAGCTCTCCAAGCTGGACACGCTGCGCCTGGCGTCCAGCTACATCGCCCACCTccggcagctcctgcaggaggacCGCTACGAGAACGGCTACGTCCATCCCGTCAACCTG ACTTGGCCGTTTGTGGTTTCAGGAAGACCTGACTCTGACACCAAAGAAGTTTCTACTGCCAGCAGATTATGTGGAACTACTGCATAG